One part of the Cystobacter ferrugineus genome encodes these proteins:
- the tauA gene encoding taurine ABC transporter substrate-binding protein — translation MSAPLFPHRLLAVLVGGCLALSAQAADIVIGYQTGIDPTKVPQADGTYEKAIGQKLDWRRFNSGAEVITAMASGAVQLGNLGSSPLAAAATRGLPIVTFLVSAQINSAEALVVRQGSNINTPQDLVGRTIATPFVSTSHYSLLGALKHWKLDANKVKVINLNPTEIAAAWKRGDIDGAFVWSPALGEIKKSGKVLTTAAEVGSWGAPTFEVWVARKDFAEKHPEVLARFARVSLEAFADYAAHKDAWTAQSEPVRKIARLTGANPEDVPELLAGSSFPDARAQERLLGGETTKAIAATALFLKEQGKTDTVRPDYSPYVSAKYLKD, via the coding sequence ATGAGCGCACCCCTGTTTCCCCACCGGCTGCTGGCGGTCCTGGTTGGGGGCTGTCTGGCGCTGTCCGCCCAGGCGGCTGACATCGTCATCGGATACCAGACCGGCATCGACCCGACCAAGGTGCCGCAAGCCGACGGCACCTACGAGAAGGCCATCGGCCAGAAGCTCGACTGGCGGCGATTCAACAGCGGCGCGGAGGTGATCACCGCCATGGCCTCCGGCGCCGTGCAGCTCGGCAACCTCGGCTCCAGCCCGTTGGCCGCTGCCGCCACCCGGGGCCTGCCGATCGTCACCTTCCTGGTCTCCGCGCAGATCAACTCCGCCGAGGCCCTGGTGGTACGCCAGGGCAGCAACATCAACACCCCCCAGGATCTGGTCGGCAGGACCATCGCCACCCCATTCGTCTCCACCTCCCACTACAGCCTGCTCGGCGCGCTCAAGCACTGGAAGCTGGACGCGAACAAGGTGAAGGTGATCAACCTCAACCCCACCGAGATCGCCGCCGCCTGGAAGCGCGGTGATATCGACGGTGCCTTCGTCTGGTCACCGGCTCTCGGCGAGATCAAGAAGAGCGGCAAGGTGCTCACCACCGCCGCGGAAGTCGGCTCCTGGGGCGCGCCGACCTTCGAGGTCTGGGTCGCGCGCAAGGACTTCGCTGAAAAGCACCCCGAGGTGCTCGCCCGTTTCGCCCGGGTCAGCCTGGAAGCCTTCGCCGACTACGCCGCCCACAAGGACGCCTGGACCGCCCAATCCGAGCCGGTGCGGAAGATCGCCAGGCTGACCGGCGCGAACCCGGAGGACGTGCCGGAACTGCTGGCGGGCTCCAGCTTCCCGGATGCCAGGGCCCAGGAACGGCTGCTCGGCGGAGAGACCACCAAGGCCATTGCCGCCACCGCCCTGTTCCTCAAGGAGCAAGGCAAGACCGACACGGTACGGCCCGACTACTCGCCCTACGTCAGCGCGAAGTACTTGAAGGACTGA
- the tauB gene encoding taurine ABC transporter ATP-binding subunit, protein MALLQLERISARYPGAAGPVLTDISLSLGPRQLLVALGPSGSGKTTLLNLIAGFVPPSGGRITLDGVPVHGPSAERGVVFQDDALLPWQDVLSNVAFGLELAGMPRDQREARAREMLALVDLAGFDTRRIWQLSGGQKQRVGIARALAADPRVLLMDEPFGALDAFTREQMQELLLQVWTRTSKPVFLITHDIEEAVFLATELILLSPHPGRISERLELDFGQRHAAGESARAIKSDPRFIETREHVLAQVFAERKRRTA, encoded by the coding sequence ATGGCCCTACTGCAACTGGAGCGCATCAGCGCACGCTACCCCGGAGCGGCCGGTCCGGTCCTGACAGACATCTCCCTCAGTCTCGGGCCGCGGCAGTTGCTGGTCGCACTCGGCCCATCCGGCAGTGGAAAGACCACGTTGCTCAACCTGATCGCCGGCTTCGTGCCGCCCAGCGGCGGACGCATCACCCTCGACGGCGTCCCGGTGCACGGCCCCAGCGCCGAGCGCGGCGTGGTCTTCCAGGACGACGCCCTGCTGCCCTGGCAGGACGTGCTGAGCAACGTCGCCTTTGGCCTCGAGCTGGCCGGCATGCCGCGTGACCAGCGCGAGGCCAGGGCCCGCGAAATGCTCGCCCTGGTCGACCTGGCCGGTTTCGACACGCGGCGAATCTGGCAGCTCTCCGGTGGCCAGAAGCAGCGCGTCGGCATCGCCCGCGCCCTCGCCGCGGACCCGCGCGTCCTGCTGATGGATGAACCCTTCGGCGCGCTGGACGCCTTCACCCGCGAGCAGATGCAGGAACTCCTGCTCCAGGTGTGGACGCGCACGTCCAAGCCGGTGTTCCTGATCACCCACGACATCGAGGAGGCGGTGTTCCTCGCCACCGAGCTGATCCTCCTGTCTCCCCATCCGGGACGCATCAGCGAACGCCTCGAGCTCGACTTCGGCCAGCGCCATGCCGCCGGAGAGAGCGCACGGGCGATCAAATCCGACCCGCGCTTCATCGAAACCCGCGAACACGTCCTGGCCCAGGTCTTCGCCGAGCGGAAGAGGAGGACGGCATGA
- the tauC gene encoding taurine ABC transporter permease TauC: MSSLELPAVANGPEPTARPPRRPLSLTVISALTVSTLLFLWWAVTTSGLIEPLFLPAPQAVARKGWELVTQGYMDASLWQHLGASLGRIGVALLAAVLTAIPLGIAMGRSRVARGIFDPLIEFYRPIPPLAYLPLIVIWCGIGELSKVLLIFLAIFAPIAIATAAGVRHVDPTRLRAAQSLGATQAQLIRHVILPSALPDILTSVRIGLGVGWSTLVASELIAATSGLGFMVQSAAQFLVTDVVILGILVIALIAFALELGLRALQRRLVPWHGQSH, from the coding sequence ATGAGCAGCCTCGAACTTCCAGCCGTGGCGAACGGCCCCGAGCCCACGGCCCGGCCCCCGCGCCGGCCGCTGAGCCTCACGGTCATCAGCGCCCTGACGGTCTCCACCCTGTTGTTCCTGTGGTGGGCGGTGACCACCTCCGGGTTGATCGAGCCCCTGTTCCTGCCTGCCCCACAAGCCGTGGCGCGAAAGGGCTGGGAGCTGGTGACCCAGGGCTACATGGACGCCAGCCTGTGGCAGCACCTGGGTGCCAGCCTGGGGCGCATCGGCGTGGCCCTGCTCGCCGCCGTGCTGACCGCGATTCCCCTGGGCATCGCCATGGGTCGCAGCCGCGTGGCCCGAGGAATCTTCGATCCGTTGATCGAGTTCTACCGGCCGATTCCCCCGCTGGCCTACCTGCCGCTGATCGTCATCTGGTGCGGCATCGGCGAGCTGTCCAAGGTGCTGCTGATCTTCCTGGCCATCTTCGCGCCCATTGCCATCGCCACCGCCGCCGGCGTGCGCCATGTCGATCCGACCCGGCTGCGTGCCGCGCAATCCCTGGGCGCCACCCAGGCGCAGCTCATCCGCCATGTCATCCTGCCCAGTGCCCTGCCGGACATCCTCACCAGTGTGCGCATTGGCCTGGGTGTGGGGTGGTCCACCCTGGTGGCCTCCGAGCTGATCGCCGCCACCAGTGGCCTCGGCTTCATGGTGCAGTCGGCGGCGCAATTCCTGGTCACGGACGTGGTGATCCTCGGCATCCTGGTCATCGCCCTGATCGCCTTCGCCCTGGAGCTCGGCCTTCGCGCCCTGCAACGCAGGCTGGTGCCCTGGCATGGGCAGAGTCACTGA
- the tauD gene encoding taurine dioxygenase, which translates to MSLNITPLNPALGAVVEGINLRDPLSDSHRDAIEQALLRHQVLFFRDQPLTPQQQAAFAARFGELHIHPIYPNIPEQPQVLVLDTAVTDVRDNAIWHTDVTFLETPALGAVLAAKKLPPYGGDTLWASSSAAFDALSKPMQKLLDGLTALHDITRSFPLERFGATPEDLARYEEAKRKNPPRPHPVVRTHPVTGRKGLFINDGFTTRINELEPAESDALLRFLFAHSTRPEFSIRWRWQENDVAFWDNRITQHYAVDDYRPQRRVMHRATILGDKPF; encoded by the coding sequence ATGTCCCTGAACATCACCCCCTTGAATCCCGCCCTCGGTGCGGTCGTCGAAGGCATCAACCTGCGCGACCCCCTGAGCGACTCCCACCGTGACGCCATCGAGCAAGCCCTGCTGCGGCACCAGGTGCTGTTCTTCCGCGACCAGCCCCTGACTCCTCAGCAGCAGGCCGCCTTCGCCGCGCGCTTCGGAGAGCTGCACATCCACCCCATCTACCCGAACATCCCCGAGCAGCCACAAGTGCTGGTGCTCGATACCGCCGTCACCGACGTGCGTGACAACGCCATCTGGCACACCGACGTCACCTTCCTGGAAACCCCAGCCCTCGGCGCCGTGCTCGCCGCCAAGAAACTGCCCCCCTATGGTGGCGATACCCTGTGGGCCAGCAGCAGCGCGGCCTTCGACGCCTTGTCGAAGCCGATGCAGAAACTGCTCGACGGCCTCACCGCCCTCCACGACATCACCCGCTCCTTCCCACTGGAGCGCTTCGGCGCCACCCCGGAAGATCTCGCCCGGTACGAGGAAGCCAAGCGGAAGAACCCACCGCGACCCCACCCGGTGGTGCGCACCCACCCGGTGACCGGACGCAAGGGATTGTTCATCAACGACGGCTTCACCACTCGCATCAATGAACTGGAGCCGGCGGAGAGCGATGCCCTGCTGCGCTTCCTCTTCGCCCACAGCACCCGCCCGGAGTTCTCCATCCGCTGGCGCTGGCAGGAAAACGACGTGGCCTTCTGGGACAACCGCATCACCCAGCACTACGCGGTCGACGACTACCGCCCGCAGCGGCGGGTGATGCACCGCGCCACCATCCTCGGTGACAAGCCGTTCTGA
- a CDS encoding NAD(P)-dependent alcohol dehydrogenase: MKAIVQDTYGSSDVLHLRDIDKPVAGEGQVLLRVHATALHIGDWHLMTGMPYLLRLGFGWRGPKTSVRGMDVSGRVEAVGKGVTRFQPGDEVFGTCDGALAEYACAREDKLLHKPSNLSFEQAAAVPTSAATALQALRDQGQVQPGQKVLIIGAAGGVGLFAVQLAKAFGAHVTGVCSTTKVELVRSIGADDVIDYTRQDFTEMGPRYDLILDTAGNRELPLLRRALTPKGTLVIVGGEGGGRWFGGLDRQLRVLMLAPFVSHRLRLLVALARKEDLEVLKELIEAGKVMPVIDRTFPLSEGRGAVRYLEGGHARGKIVVTSAAA, translated from the coding sequence ATGAAGGCGATCGTCCAAGACACGTATGGCTCGTCCGATGTCCTGCACCTCCGAGACATCGACAAGCCCGTGGCCGGGGAGGGCCAGGTGCTCCTGCGCGTTCACGCGACCGCTCTCCACATTGGAGATTGGCACCTGATGACCGGCATGCCGTACCTGCTGCGCCTCGGCTTCGGATGGCGTGGCCCGAAGACGTCCGTTCGCGGGATGGACGTCTCGGGGCGTGTCGAGGCGGTCGGCAAGGGCGTGACACGGTTTCAGCCAGGCGACGAGGTGTTCGGCACCTGCGACGGCGCGCTCGCCGAGTACGCGTGTGCCCGGGAGGACAAGCTCCTGCACAAGCCGTCCAACCTCTCGTTCGAGCAGGCCGCGGCGGTCCCGACCTCCGCCGCCACCGCCCTGCAGGCGTTGCGCGACCAGGGGCAGGTTCAGCCGGGGCAGAAGGTCTTGATCATCGGCGCGGCCGGCGGCGTGGGCTTGTTCGCGGTGCAGCTGGCCAAGGCATTCGGAGCGCATGTCACCGGCGTGTGCAGCACCACGAAGGTGGAACTGGTCCGCTCGATCGGGGCGGACGACGTCATTGACTACACGCGCCAGGACTTCACGGAGATGGGGCCGCGTTATGACCTCATCCTCGACACCGCGGGCAACCGTGAGCTGCCTCTCCTCCGGCGTGCGCTCACTCCCAAGGGAACCCTCGTGATCGTTGGCGGAGAAGGCGGAGGACGGTGGTTCGGAGGTCTCGACCGTCAACTCCGGGTGCTCATGCTCGCACCCTTCGTGAGCCACAGGCTCCGGCTGCTGGTCGCGCTGGCTCGCAAGGAGGACCTGGAGGTACTGAAGGAGCTCATCGAGGCCGGCAAGGTCATGCCGGTCATCGACAGGACGTTCCCGCTGAGCGAAGGCCGTGGAGCCGTTCGCTATCTCGAAGGAGGTCACGCCCGGGGGAAGATCGTCGTCACCAGCGCCGCGGCGTGA
- a CDS encoding helix-turn-helix transcriptional regulator, with translation MVNRTHITNAIRALRFAHGEMTQADLAQRIGVTRQTIIAIEQGRYSPSLEMAFQIARVFKVPLEEVFQYSDSERQDP, from the coding sequence GTGGTGAATCGAACCCACATCACGAATGCCATCCGCGCACTCCGATTCGCACACGGAGAGATGACCCAGGCCGATCTGGCACAGCGCATCGGCGTGACCCGGCAGACCATCATCGCCATCGAACAAGGCCGCTACTCGCCTTCGCTCGAGATGGCGTTCCAGATCGCGCGGGTGTTCAAGGTCCCGCTCGAAGAAGTGTTCCAGTACTCGGACAGTGAAAGGCAGGATCCATGA
- a CDS encoding pyridoxamine 5'-phosphate oxidase family protein, whose protein sequence is MRRTSGSIDTVDALEACIGKAPAPVNLKVIDHLDEGALRWIAASPLVFAGFGEAPRIGVTLGGGHPGFAGGDAHELRLPTALLDDPTLARPGMGFGSLFPLPGIGETLRVNGRVVKADEGEIRIAVEECYGHCAKALIRSDFWAASPGAATPRDAAAFLSASRFMALATIDAQGRADLSPKGDPAGTMASLEDGRAWFAERPGNRRVDSFRNIIVQPHVAAALLIPGSTHVAHLSGSAWLTTDEAVRARFVVQGKTPVLVTGIDEPTIDLRESPTLVRANLWPVKARPEGIDVAKVFVTHVKLNSDKGLGARLASAVLSVPGVTGLLQKGLDKDYKTNLY, encoded by the coding sequence GTGCGGAGGACGAGCGGCTCAATCGACACGGTCGACGCGCTGGAAGCCTGCATTGGCAAGGCGCCGGCGCCGGTGAACCTCAAGGTCATCGATCATCTGGACGAGGGAGCGCTGCGCTGGATCGCCGCGTCGCCCCTTGTCTTCGCCGGGTTCGGGGAGGCTCCCCGCATCGGCGTCACCCTCGGCGGCGGCCACCCCGGTTTCGCTGGGGGCGACGCTCACGAGCTGCGACTGCCCACCGCGCTGCTCGATGACCCGACGCTGGCCCGGCCAGGCATGGGGTTCGGCTCGCTGTTCCCGCTCCCCGGAATCGGCGAGACCCTGCGCGTCAACGGCAGGGTGGTGAAGGCGGACGAGGGCGAGATCCGCATCGCGGTCGAGGAATGCTATGGGCATTGCGCCAAGGCGCTGATCCGCTCGGACTTCTGGGCTGCTTCGCCTGGCGCGGCCACGCCGCGGGACGCCGCGGCCTTCCTTTCCGCCAGCCGCTTCATGGCGCTGGCGACGATCGACGCGCAGGGACGCGCCGACCTCAGCCCCAAGGGCGATCCGGCTGGAACGATGGCGAGTCTCGAAGATGGCAGGGCCTGGTTCGCCGAGCGTCCGGGAAACCGCCGCGTGGACAGCTTCCGCAACATCATCGTCCAGCCGCACGTCGCCGCCGCGCTCCTGATTCCCGGCTCGACGCACGTCGCCCATCTATCGGGAAGCGCGTGGCTCACGACCGATGAGGCGGTGCGCGCGCGATTCGTCGTTCAGGGCAAGACGCCGGTGCTGGTCACCGGCATCGACGAGCCAACCATCGACCTGCGCGAGAGCCCCACACTCGTCCGCGCCAATCTCTGGCCCGTCAAAGCGCGTCCCGAAGGCATCGACGTGGCCAAGGTGTTCGTCACGCACGTCAAGCTGAATAGCGATAAGGGCCTTGGGGCCAGGCTGGCGAGCGCGGTCCTGTCCGTTCCCGGCGTTACCGGCCTTTTGCAGAAGGGCTTGGACAAGGATTACAAGACCAACCTCTACTGA
- a CDS encoding AraC family transcriptional regulator, with protein sequence MSLPDRPSHRLDVDPDEVTRPVLAVGMEMVTGEMELDFHTHRKAQLLFIIRGEVTCEASNALWLIPPQSALWIPGNTNHSIKGRAPLEGIGLFVEPNVVSTLPRECCAVSVSPLLRELLFRAATLPALYPLDGPEARLVTVLLDELAAAQVENLRLPMPTDARLRRLVEMITAHPADGSTMKEWARRMGVGERTLSRLIVQETGMSFGRWRQQLHIILALQWLTRGASVQSVAIDLGYESASSFVTMFRKALGSSPARYISRRLDLARSDAGD encoded by the coding sequence ATGAGCCTCCCGGACCGCCCCTCCCACCGTCTCGATGTCGATCCGGATGAGGTCACCCGGCCTGTCCTGGCGGTCGGGATGGAAATGGTGACCGGGGAGATGGAGCTGGACTTTCACACCCACCGCAAGGCCCAGTTGCTCTTCATCATCCGTGGGGAGGTGACTTGTGAGGCGTCAAATGCCCTGTGGCTCATTCCCCCCCAGTCGGCGCTGTGGATTCCAGGCAATACCAACCACAGCATCAAGGGCCGGGCACCTCTCGAGGGGATCGGGCTGTTCGTGGAACCCAACGTGGTCTCCACATTGCCCAGGGAATGCTGTGCGGTTTCAGTCAGCCCTCTGCTCCGGGAGCTGCTGTTCCGCGCCGCGACGCTGCCAGCACTGTATCCACTCGACGGGCCCGAGGCCCGGCTGGTCACCGTGCTGCTCGACGAGCTGGCGGCGGCTCAGGTGGAGAATCTGCGGCTTCCCATGCCCACGGACGCGCGGCTTCGACGACTCGTCGAGATGATCACCGCCCATCCGGCGGACGGCTCGACCATGAAGGAATGGGCGAGGCGGATGGGCGTGGGTGAGCGAACGCTGAGCCGCCTGATTGTTCAGGAGACCGGCATGAGCTTTGGCCGGTGGCGCCAGCAACTCCACATCATCCTGGCGCTGCAATGGCTCACGCGGGGAGCCTCCGTGCAGAGCGTGGCCATCGACCTGGGCTACGAAAGCGCGAGCAGCTTCGTGACCATGTTTCGAAAGGCGCTCGGCTCATCGCCCGCGCGGTACATCTCGCGGCGGCTCGACCTCGCCAGATCCGACGCTGGCGACTGA
- a CDS encoding GH92 family glycosyl hydrolase: protein MAGLAVAALLAGCKSPEPPPIDEPDVPGGDEPAEVDPTPFVNPFIGTQNFGNTFPGASAPFGMVQVSPDTGGQGGYDYQQDSIYGFSQTHLSGVGCGVMGELPIMPTTGAVETVDVNGYKSKYSHDDEEATPGYYRVGLSRYGIKAELTATERTGWLRFTFPATAAANVLFNTGKANQAVQDSEVHVVGDRTLEGRVRAGGFCAGRDQHTVYFTATFDRPFASHGTWRGSTRTPGSRDAAGTGGNGAWVTFDATTDHDVTVKVGLSYTGLDGARRNLAKETGESFDFDATRTRLHDAWVDKLGSIKIDGGSRDRQVAFYTALYHAQLHPNLAGDVDGRYIGFDNQVHTASGYTPYQNFSLWDTYRPQNQLLELLEPQVARDVALSILAIGREGGWLPRWALASSETNIMTGDPVTPFLVEAWARGLLEGHEQEAYALLRKNALSTPPSDSPYNGRSGVEYYNARGYLPSGLSLGVDCAHKGGDNDCVHPASATLEYSAADAALALMARGLGHEDDARMFAERGQWYRNLWDSSIGQFRPRTADGTWLTPYDPVAASHQFHEGGAYQYQWLVPQDPAGLVALMGGERATEQRLDAFFAYDKLLADPAGTARGDWITQPYDYYGKPTYNPNNEPDLLAPYMYLWAGAPAKTATVVRAAMTLFTTGPDGMTGNDDLGTMSAWYVFSSLGLYPTMSGANFLALSSPQFESAVVRIGSFGTRQGGTLNITAPGASDTQRYIQRVTLDGQDVSRTYLEWSELARGGTLAHTLGGEPSSWGTASAARPPSVNQAEWDSRSHVDASVRPSSAVIAASNAAQTVELTLDVLGQAPVGLDVSVTPTVPAGWSATAPSFQLSSQRLPVQWTGPLTLTVPANTPLGVYPLQVAVSADGANTVTRNVSIEVRPAGACLPDIPSQCAVDLTHERNHDGTATVSQSGEGNFDGGGWSFDGDLFPAAGSITWSGVTYSAPDPSGSANNFVEARGQGILLPRGNYQTLHLVSVSHHGPVTTTITVRYSDGSQTDIPVTAGDWAGSAPSGTTVVLDMPHRIKAGSGEDGPPVRLFGQSLALDPAKQVHSMTLPNDARFEVYAVSLSEPR from the coding sequence ATGGCAGGTCTGGCGGTTGCCGCACTGCTCGCCGGATGCAAGAGCCCCGAGCCCCCACCGATCGACGAGCCAGATGTCCCGGGGGGAGATGAGCCCGCCGAGGTGGATCCCACCCCATTCGTCAATCCCTTCATCGGCACCCAGAACTTCGGCAATACCTTTCCCGGCGCGAGTGCGCCCTTCGGGATGGTGCAGGTCAGCCCGGACACGGGCGGACAGGGCGGATACGACTACCAGCAGGATTCCATCTATGGGTTCAGCCAGACGCATCTGTCCGGTGTCGGCTGCGGCGTCATGGGTGAATTGCCGATCATGCCCACGACCGGCGCTGTCGAGACCGTCGACGTCAATGGCTACAAGTCGAAGTACTCGCATGACGACGAGGAGGCCACGCCCGGGTACTACCGCGTCGGCCTCTCCCGCTACGGCATCAAGGCCGAGCTCACCGCCACCGAGCGGACCGGCTGGTTGCGCTTCACCTTCCCGGCCACGGCCGCCGCGAATGTCCTGTTCAACACCGGGAAGGCCAACCAGGCGGTTCAGGACTCGGAAGTCCACGTCGTCGGGGACCGGACCCTCGAGGGCCGGGTCAGGGCCGGCGGCTTCTGCGCCGGGCGGGACCAGCACACGGTGTACTTCACGGCCACGTTCGACCGGCCCTTCGCGTCCCACGGCACCTGGCGCGGCTCCACCCGGACACCCGGTTCGCGGGACGCGGCCGGTACAGGGGGCAACGGGGCCTGGGTGACGTTCGACGCCACCACGGATCACGACGTCACGGTGAAGGTCGGGCTGTCCTATACCGGGCTCGACGGAGCCAGACGGAATCTCGCGAAGGAAACGGGCGAGTCCTTCGACTTCGATGCCACGCGGACCCGGCTGCATGACGCGTGGGTCGACAAGCTCGGGTCGATCAAGATCGACGGAGGCTCCCGCGACCGGCAGGTCGCCTTCTACACCGCGCTGTACCATGCGCAGTTGCACCCGAACCTGGCCGGCGACGTGGACGGCCGGTACATCGGTTTCGACAACCAGGTGCACACCGCGAGCGGCTACACGCCGTACCAGAACTTCTCGTTGTGGGACACGTACCGCCCCCAGAACCAGTTGCTGGAGCTGCTCGAGCCCCAGGTCGCCCGGGACGTCGCGCTGTCGATCCTCGCCATTGGCCGGGAAGGGGGCTGGCTGCCACGCTGGGCGCTCGCCAGCAGCGAGACCAACATCATGACCGGGGATCCGGTCACGCCCTTCCTCGTCGAGGCCTGGGCCCGGGGGCTCCTCGAGGGCCATGAACAAGAGGCCTACGCGCTGCTGCGCAAGAACGCGCTGAGCACTCCGCCCTCCGATTCGCCCTACAACGGCCGCTCGGGTGTCGAGTACTACAACGCCCGCGGATACCTCCCGTCCGGTCTGAGCCTGGGCGTCGACTGCGCGCACAAGGGGGGTGACAACGACTGCGTGCACCCGGCGTCGGCGACGCTCGAATACTCGGCGGCCGACGCGGCGCTCGCGTTGATGGCGCGGGGGCTCGGGCACGAGGACGATGCACGGATGTTCGCCGAGCGCGGGCAGTGGTACCGCAACCTGTGGGACTCCTCCATCGGCCAGTTCCGTCCGCGCACGGCCGACGGCACGTGGCTGACGCCGTACGATCCGGTGGCGGCCTCCCACCAGTTCCACGAGGGAGGGGCCTACCAATATCAGTGGTTGGTGCCCCAGGACCCCGCCGGGCTGGTCGCGCTCATGGGCGGTGAGCGCGCGACCGAGCAGCGGTTGGACGCCTTCTTCGCCTACGACAAGCTGCTCGCCGATCCCGCGGGAACCGCTCGCGGTGATTGGATCACCCAGCCCTACGACTACTACGGTAAGCCCACGTACAACCCCAACAACGAGCCCGACCTGCTCGCACCCTACATGTACCTGTGGGCGGGAGCACCCGCCAAGACGGCCACGGTCGTGCGCGCGGCGATGACGTTGTTCACCACGGGGCCGGACGGAATGACGGGCAACGACGACCTGGGCACGATGTCCGCGTGGTACGTGTTCTCCTCGCTCGGGCTGTACCCGACGATGAGTGGCGCGAACTTCCTCGCCCTGTCCAGCCCCCAGTTCGAGTCCGCCGTGGTCCGCATCGGGTCCTTCGGCACCCGCCAGGGCGGCACGCTGAACATCACGGCGCCCGGCGCCAGCGATACCCAACGGTACATCCAGCGCGTGACGCTCGACGGACAGGATGTCTCACGGACCTACCTGGAGTGGAGCGAGCTCGCGCGGGGTGGAACCCTGGCGCATACGCTCGGCGGTGAGCCCTCGAGCTGGGGAACCGCGAGCGCCGCGAGGCCACCGTCGGTCAATCAGGCCGAGTGGGACTCCCGCAGTCACGTCGACGCGTCCGTGCGGCCTTCCTCGGCTGTCATCGCGGCGAGCAACGCGGCCCAGACGGTCGAGCTGACCCTGGACGTGCTCGGCCAGGCGCCTGTTGGGTTGGACGTCTCCGTGACGCCGACCGTACCGGCGGGCTGGTCCGCCACGGCGCCCTCGTTCCAGTTGTCGTCACAGCGCCTTCCCGTGCAGTGGACGGGGCCACTCACCCTCACCGTGCCCGCGAACACTCCGCTGGGTGTGTATCCGCTCCAGGTGGCCGTCTCGGCGGACGGCGCGAACACCGTGACCCGAAACGTGTCCATCGAGGTACGGCCGGCGGGGGCCTGCCTGCCCGACATTCCCTCGCAATGCGCCGTGGATCTGACGCATGAGCGCAACCATGACGGCACCGCGACGGTCTCCCAATCAGGAGAGGGCAACTTCGACGGCGGGGGCTGGAGCTTCGACGGAGACCTGTTCCCCGCGGCCGGATCCATCACCTGGTCGGGCGTGACGTATTCGGCGCCCGATCCGAGCGGGAGCGCGAACAACTTCGTGGAGGCTCGCGGTCAGGGAATCCTTCTTCCGCGGGGCAATTATCAAACACTTCACCTGGTCTCCGTGTCTCACCATGGTCCCGTGACGACGACGATCACCGTCCGGTACTCGGATGGCAGCCAGACGGACATCCCGGTCACGGCGGGCGACTGGGCGGGAAGCGCGCCGTCCGGCACCACCGTGGTGCTCGACATGCCTCATCGGATCAAGGCCGGGAGCGGCGAGGACGGGCCACCGGTGCGGCTGTTCGGCCAGTCACTCGCACTCGACCCGGCGAAGCAGGTGCACTCCATGACCCTGCCGAACGACGCACGGTTCGAGGTGTACGCGGTCTCGCTCAGCGAACCCAGGTGA